Proteins encoded together in one Cicer arietinum cultivar CDC Frontier isolate Library 1 chromosome 4, Cicar.CDCFrontier_v2.0, whole genome shotgun sequence window:
- the LOC101506840 gene encoding protein LIGHT-DEPENDENT SHORT HYPOCOTYLS 3 isoform X2 yields the protein MKMNSLEEFNSSIPNKATKNIINFTTTEEEKKMTSTATATATTAATSSTLSRYENQKRRDWNTFGQYLRNHRPPLALSRCSGAHVVEFLRYLDQFGKTKVHSEICPYYGHPNPPAPCPCPLRQAWGSLDALIGRLRAAFEENGGKAEDNPFGARAVRLFLRDVRDSQSKARGISYEKKKRKRPPPSNATSS from the coding sequence ATGAAAATGAATTCACTGGAAGAATTTAACTCTTCAATACCAAACAAGGCAACAAAAAACATCATCAACTTCACAACaactgaagaagaaaaaaagatgacATCAACAGCAACAGCAACAGCAACAACAGCAGCAACATCATCAACGCTAAGTCGTTACGAGAATCAAAAAAGAAGAGACTGGAACACGTTCGGACAATACCTAAGAAACCACAGACCACCATTAGCACTGTCAAGATGCAGTGGAGCACATGTAGTGGAATTTTTAAGGTACTTAGACCAGTTTGGGAAAACAAAGGTTCACTCAGAGATATGTCCATATTATGGACATCCAAATCCACCAGCGCCATGTCCATGTCCATTAAGACAGGCATGGGGAAGTCTAGATGCGTTGATAGGGAGACTAAGAGCTGCTTTTGAAGAGAATGGTGGGAAAGCTGAAGATAATCCTTTTGGTGCTCGTGCTGTTAGATTGTTTCTTCGTGATGTTAGAGATTCTCAATCTAAAGCTAGAGGTATTAGTTATGAGAAAAAGAAGCGTAAAAGACCTCCACCTTCAAATGCTACTTCTTCATAG
- the LOC105851862 gene encoding probable methyltransferase PMT3, which yields MSRGRSDGSQKKRIVASICAVTVFIGLLYVYGGSIFGSQNNGSSALEYGKSLKRLGSSYLGVDDDNDGKQDESSSSLRLGDGEDNIVPKSFPVCDDRHSELIPCLDRHLIYQLRMKLDLSLMEHYERHCPPAERRYNCLIPPPSGYKVPVKWPQSRDEVWKANIPHTHLAKEKSDQNWMVVKGEKIVFPGGGTHFHYGADKYIASMANMLNFSNNNLNNGGRLRTVLDVGCGVASFGGYLLSSNIIAMSLAPNDVHQNQIQFALERGIPAYLGVLGTKRLPYPSRSFELAHCSRCRIDWLQRDGILLLELDRLLRPGGYFAYSSPEAYAQDEEDLRIWKEMSDLVGRMCWRIAAKQDQTVIWQKPLTNDCYMAREPGTRPPLCQSDDDPDAVWGVNMEACITRYSDHDNKVKGSGLAPWPARLTSPPPRLADFGYSNEMFEKDMEQWQERVDKYWNLLGPKIKSNTLRNIMDMKANMGSFGAALKDKDVWVMNVVPQDGPNTLKLIYDRGLIGATHDWCEAFSTYPRTYDLLHAWTVLSDVAKKDCSPEDLLIEIDRMLRPTGFIIIHDKQPMIDFVKKYLTALHWEAVATADSSSDEVVLIIQKKLWLTSGSFRDTE from the exons ATGTCGAGGGGAAGATCTGATGGATCGCAAAAGAAGCGCATAGTTGCTTCCATCTGTGCCGTGACAGTTTTTATTGGTTTACTCTATGTGTATGGTGGATCCATCTTTGGCTCTCAAAATAATGGTTCATCTGCTCTAGAATATGGCAAATCATTGAAAAGACTTGGGTCATCATATTTGGGCGTGGATGATGACAATGATGGAAAGCAAGATGAATCTTCATCAAGTCTCAGGCTGGGAGATGGGGAGGACAATATTGTTCCAAAGAGTTTCCCT GTTTGTGACGATCGTCATTCAGAGTTGATTCCCTGCTTAGATAGACACCTTATCTATCAACTGCGGATGAAATTGGACTTATCTTTGATGGAACACTATGAAAGACATTGTCCTCCTGCAGAAAGGCGTTATAATTGTTTGATTCCTCCTCCATCAGGATACAAG GTTCCTGTTAAGTGGCCACAAAGCAGAGATGAGGTGTGGAAAGCAAATATCCCGCATACTCACCTTGCAAAGGAGAAATCTGACCAGAACTGGATGGTTGTAAAAGGTGAAAAGATAGTATTTCCTGGAGGCGGGACTCATTTTCACTATGGAGCTGATAAGTACATTGCATCAATGGCAAAT ATGCTTAACTTTTCGAACAACAATCTAAACAACGGAGGAAGATTGCGGACAGTGCTTGATGTTGGCTGTGGTGTTGCAAGTTTTGGAGGATATCTTCTGTCATCCAATATCATTGCAATGTCCTTGGCACCGAATGATGTGcatcaaaatcaaattcaatttgcCCTAGAAAGAGGAATTCCTGCGTATCTTGGCGTCTTGGGAACTAAGAGACTACCTTACCCAAGCAGATCTTTTGAACTTGCTCACTGTTCTCGTTGTCGAATTGATTGGCTTCAGAGAGACGGAATCCTACTTCTTGAACTAGATCGGTTGCTCAGGCCAGGAGGTTATTTTGCATACTCGTCTCCAGAAGCGTATGCTCAGGATGAAGAGGATCTAAGGATATGGAAAGAAATGAGTGATCTCGTGGGGCGTATGTGTTGGAGAATAGCTGCAAAACAGGATCAAACTGTCATCTGGCAAAAACCTTTGACAAATGACTGTTATATGGCAAGAGAACCTGGTACTCGCCCTCCTCTATGCCAGTCTGATGATGACCCTGATGCAGTTTGGGGAGTAAATATGGAAGCTTGCATAACGCGATACAGTGATC ATGACAACAAAGTTAAAGGTAGTGGCTTAGCTCCATGGCCTGCAAGATTGACCAGTCCTCCTCCTAGATTAGCCGACTTTGGCTATTCAAATGAAATGTTTGAAAAGGATATG GAACAATGGCAAGAGAGAGTTGATAAATACTGGAATCTCTTGGGtcctaaaatcaaatcaaacacattGAGGAATATTATGGATATGAAAGCAAACATGGGTTCATTTGGAGCTGCTCTTAAAGACAAGGATGTATGGGTGATGAATGTTGTACCGCAAGACGGACCAAACACACTTAAACTTATATATGACCGAGGCCTCATAGGCGCCACTCATGATTG GTGTGAAGCATTCTCAACATACCCTCGGACTTACGATTTGCTCCATGCATGGACCGTCTTGTCGGACGTAGCAAAGAAAGACTGTAGCCCAGAGGATCTATTAATTGAGATAGATCGTATGCTTAGGCCAACCGGTTTTATAATCATCCACGATAAACAGCCAATGATTGATTTTGTGAAGAAGTATCTAACCGCATTACACTGGGAAGCAGTTGCAACTGCAGATTCGAGTTCGGATGAAGTTGTTTTGATCATCCAGAAGAAATTGTGGCTTACTAGTGGAAGCTTCAGAGACACTGAATga
- the LOC101507384 gene encoding putative E3 ubiquitin-protein ligase XBAT35: MGQGQSKSELLYQQVSYGNSDGIKTLHREGAGLEWVDREGKTPLIVACMNPELYNVAKTLIELGANINAYRPGRHAGTPLHHAAKRGLESVVKLLLLHGANPLVLNDDCHTALEVARAKGNSNVVRAIESHICLFSGWLREFHGPGFLEVVAPQLVSRKVWVVVLPVGTRILTSPYKLELAVYSTLQDARPRTVVALWKANLEEPKLRQSDPSVTISDKTTKTRLRFGPASENDRQQLTWFSNACKGIPQVNPTFLHNNVATIPPTAPPAAEDPELAMAIHASIQHAMQERLSFPVTQQNTESSSSISGVNAVQGFLGTPNPNTNTNDRESVHEAVPGGNTQHVPDNDNVSAGHIASGLDFNPSAPPVADQVPLDGPIQYPSIDLSPVDVSSPVVEKLHNEEGKTAGGSGSTCVICLDAPAEGACIPCGHVAGCMSCLNEVKTKKWGCPVCRAKIDQIIKLYHV, translated from the exons ATGGGGCAAGGGCAATCCAAAAGCGAGTTGCTCTATCAGCAAGTCAGTTATGGGAACTCCGATGGAATCAAAACCCTTCACAGAGAAGGTGCAGGCCTTGAG TGGGTGGACAGAGAAGGAAAGACACCCTTGATTGTTGCTTGTATGAATCCTGAGCTTTACAATGTTGCTAAAACTTTGATAGAACTTGGTGCCAATATCAATGCATACCGCCCTG GACGTCATGCTGGGACTCCATTGCATCATGCAGCTAAAAGGGGCCTTGAAAGTGTTGTTAAGTTACTTCTTTTGCATGGAG CCAATCCTTTGGTTTTGAATGATGATTGTCACACTGCTCTTGAGGTTGCAAGGGCTAAAGGAAACAGCAATGTTGTTCGTGCAATTGAG AGTCATATATGCTTGTTCTCCGGTTGGTTGCGGGAGTTTCATGGACCTGGGTTTTTAGAAGTAGTGGCTCCTCAGTTGGTTTCGAGAAAAGT TTGGGTGGTAGTTTTACCGGTAGGCACCCGTATTCTCACCAGTCCTTACAAGTTGGAGCTTGCCGTCTATTCTACTTTGCAG GATGCACGACCACGCACAGTTGTTGCTTTGTGGAAGGCCAATTTAGAAGAACCAAAGCTTCGCCAGTCTGATCCGTCAGTAACAATTAGTGATAAGACTACCA AAACACGCCTTAGATTTGGGCCTGCAAGTGAGAATGATAGGCAACAACTTACATGGTTTTCTAATGCTTGCAAAGGAATTCCACAG GTAAATCCAACATTTTTGCATAATAATGTGGCTACAATTCCACCAACAGCACCACCTGCTGCCGAAGACCCAGAGTTGGCTATGGCTATCCATGCATCTATTCAGCATGCCATGCAGGAGAGGCTAAGCTTTCCTGTGACCCAGCAAAACACTGAATCAAGCTCTTCCATCAGTGGAGTGAATGCAGTGCAAGGTTTTCTTGGTACACCAAATccaaatacaaatacaaatgaTAGGGAATCTGTACATGAAGCTGTTCCAGGTGGCAATACTCAACATGTCCCGGACAATGACAATGTCTCTGCTGGCCATATTGCCAGTGGTCTGGATTTCAATCCATCAGCTCCTCCAGTTGCTGACCAGGTTCCATTAGATGGCCCCATTCAGTATCCGTCAATTGATTTGAGCCCTGTTGATGTATCATCTCCAGTAGTTGAGAAACTACATAATGAAGAAGGAAAAACTGCTGGTGGAAGTGGTTCAACGTGTGTGATATGTTTAGATGCTCCAGCAGAAGGGGCGTGCATACCGTGTGGCCATGTTGCCGGATGTATGTCTTGCTTGAATGAGGTTAAAACAAAGAAATGGGGTTGCCCGGTTTGTCGAGCTAAGATAGACCAAATCATAAAGCTATATCATGTTTGA
- the LOC101506840 gene encoding protein LIGHT-DEPENDENT SHORT HYPOCOTYLS 3 isoform X1, with translation MKMNSLEEFNSSIPNKATKNIINFTTTEEEKKMTSTATATATTAATSSTLSRYENQKRRDWNTFGQYLRNHRPPLALSRCSGAHVVEFLRYLDQFGKTKVHSEICPYYGHPNPPAPCPCPLRQAWGSLDALIGRLRAAFEENGGKAEDNPFGARAVRLFLRDVRDSQSKARGISYEKKKRKRPPPSNATSS, from the exons ATGAAAATGAATTCACTGGAAGAATTTAACTCTTCAATACCAAACAAGGCAACAAAAAACATCATCAACTTCACAACaactgaagaagaaaaaaagatgacATCAACAGCAACAGCAACAGCAACAACAGCAGCAACATCATCAACGCTAAGTCGTTACGAGAATCAAAAAAGAAGAGACTGGAACACGTTCGGACAATACCTAAGAAACCACAGACCACCATTAGCACTGTCAAGATGCAGTGGAGCACATGTAGTGGAATTTTTAAGGTACTTAGACCAGTTTGGGAAAACAAAGGTTCACTCAGAGATATGTCCATATTATGGACATCCAAATCCACCAGCGCCATGTCCATGTCCATTAAGACAGGCATGGGGAAGTCTAGATGCGTTGATAGGGAGACTAAGAGCTGCTTTTGAAGAGAATGGTGGGAAAGCTGAAGATAATCCTTTTGGTGCTCGTGCTGTTAGATTGTTTCTTCGTGATGTTAGAGATTCTCAATCTAAAGCTAGAGGTATTAGTTATGAGAAAAAGAAGCGTAAAAGACCTCCACCTTCAAATGCTACTTCTTCATA A
- the LOC101505861 gene encoding uncharacterized protein encodes MDSCWFPKFKSKDKMQSSKKKETAGTAKEASKPPTNEEAPSNVTKQKVEAAKQYIENHYKKQMKDLQERKERRNMIEKKLADAEVSEEEQNNLLKYFEKKEREYMRLQRHKMGADDFELLTMIGKGAFGEVRICREKATGHVYAMKKLKKSEMLRRGQVEHVKAERNLLAEVDSIYIVKLYCSFQDEGYLYLIMEYLPGGDMMTLLMRKDILTEYEARFYVGETILAIESIHKYNYIHRDIKPDNLLLDRNGHMKLSDFGLCKPLDCSNLQEKDFSTGNNRSGALQSNGHPVAPKRTQQEQLQHWQKNRRMLAYSTVGTPDYIAPEVLLKKGYGMECDWWSLGAIMYEMLVGYPPFYSDEPMLTCRKIVNWRAYLKFPEEAKLSPEAKDLISRLLCNVEQRLGTKGADEIKAHPWFKGVEWDKLYQMKAAFIPEVNDELDTQNFEKFDEVDDQSQPSSKSGPWRKMLSKDVNFVGYTYKNYEIVNDDHLPGIAELKKKSTKPKRPSIKTLFDDESSTASNQPVEGSFSKLLPTHQEVPKKSE; translated from the exons ATGGATAGTTGCTGGTTTCCTAAGTTCAAGTCAAAGGACAAAATGCAGTCTTCTAAAAAGAAGGAAACTGCAGGCACTGCAAAAGAAGCGTCAAAACCACCAACAAATGAAGAAGCTCCTTCAAATGTGACCAAACAGAAGGTCGAAGCTGCGAAGCAGTACATAGAAAACCATTATAAGAAGCAGATGAAAGACCTGCAGGAGAGAAAAGAACG ACGTAATATGATAGAAAAAAAGTTGGCTGATGCTGAAGTCTCTGAGGAAGAGCAGAACAACTTGCTTAAGTATTTTGAGAAAAAGGAGAGAGAATACATGCGACTTCAGAGGCATAAGATGGGGGCTGATGATTTTGAGCTCCTGACAATGATAGGGAAGGGTGCATTTGGAGAG GTCAGAATCTGCCGAGAGAAGGCAACTGGTCATGTATATGCTATGAAGAAGCTTAAGAAATCAGAGATGCTTCGCCGGGGCCAG GTTGAACATGTAAAAGCTGAGAGGAACCTACTTGCAGAAGTTGACAGCATTTACATTGTAAAGCTCTATTGTTCCTTTCAAGACGAAGGTTATTTATATCTTATAATGGAGTATCTTCCTGGCGGCGATATGATGACATTGCTCATGCGGAAGGATATCCTGACAGAATATGAGGCCAGGTTCTATGTTGGGGAGACCATCCTAGCTATAGAATCaattcataaatataattatattcacaG AGATATCAAGCCTGATAACTTGCTGCTAGATAGAAATGGTCACATGAAATTATCAGACTTTGGATTATGTAAACCACTAGACTGCAGTAATCTTCAGGAAAAGGACTTCTCTACCGGAAACAACAGAAGTGGAGCCCTTCAGAGCAATGGACATCCTGTGGCTCCTAAAAGGACTCAGCAGGAGCAATTGCAGCATTGGCAAAAAAATAGGCGAATGCTT GCCTATTCTACAGTAGGAACACCTGATTATATTGCCCCTGAAGTTCTACTGAAGAAAGGATATGGCATGGAATGTGATTG GTGGTCTTTGGGAGCTATAATGTATGAAATGCTAGTGGGGTATCCACCCTTTTATTCAGATGAACCAATGTTGACTTGTAGAAAG ATAGTAAATTGGAGAGCTTATTTGAAATTTCCAGAAGAAGCTAAACTATCACCAGAAGCAAAGGATCTTATTAGTAGACTCTTATGTAATGTGGAACAGAGGCTTGGAACCAAAGGAGCTGATGAAATAAAG GCTCACCCATGGTTCAAAGGGGTTGAATGGGATAAATTGTACCAAATGAAAGCTGCTTTTATTCCTGAGGTCAATGATGAATTAGATActcaaaattttgagaaatttgatgAG GTGGACGACCAATCCCAACCTTCCTCAAAATCAGGGCCATGGAGGAAG ATGCTGTCTAAGGATGTTAACTTTGTTGGATACACATATAAGAACTATGAAATCGTGAATGATGATCATCTACCTGGAATTG CTGAATTGAAGAAGAAGAGCACAAAACCTAAACGGCCTTCCATTAAAACCTTATTTG ACGATGAATCGTCTACGGCTTCCAATCAACCTGTTGAAGGGAGCTTCTCAAAACTCTTACCTACTCATCAGGAAGTTCCTAAGAAGAGCGAATAA